One genomic segment of Rubeoparvulum massiliense includes these proteins:
- a CDS encoding ABC transporter ATP-binding protein, giving the protein MKNFLVLKELTKQYAHSHMLAVDNISLSLSQGEIITLLGPSGCGKTTTLRLIAGFEQPTVGSIELDGRILVDSEQYMPAEARGIGMVFQDYALFPHLNVYKNVLFGLHRWPKKDRQQRVQAMLRLVGLEEYAERFPHQLSGGQQQRVALARALAPDPKLLLLDEPFSNLDAKLREKMREELVKILRSTGTTAILVTHDQQDAFAVSDRVVVMNEGQILQEGSPSSLYLQPTSPFVAQFFGQTNLIEGEVLADGRSVRTKIGQFSVKRKLNAARVQLAIRPENTFLVREGGMKGIVQRLDYQGPFQTIYLRLTSKQESIPWIVYAPLTEQVKIGEEVEVKINPELIHVV; this is encoded by the coding sequence ATGAAAAACTTTTTGGTACTAAAAGAGCTAACGAAGCAATATGCCCATTCACATATGCTAGCTGTGGATAACATCTCCCTTTCCCTATCCCAAGGGGAGATTATTACCCTACTGGGGCCTAGTGGCTGTGGCAAGACAACCACCCTGCGTTTAATTGCTGGATTTGAGCAACCAACTGTAGGAAGTATTGAACTGGATGGAAGAATCCTTGTGGATTCAGAGCAGTATATGCCTGCTGAAGCACGGGGGATCGGCATGGTCTTTCAGGATTATGCTTTATTCCCTCATCTCAATGTATACAAGAATGTACTCTTTGGCTTGCATCGTTGGCCAAAGAAAGATCGGCAGCAGCGAGTTCAAGCAATGCTTCGTCTTGTTGGCTTAGAGGAGTATGCAGAGCGTTTCCCACACCAACTATCAGGAGGTCAGCAGCAACGTGTTGCCTTGGCGAGGGCATTGGCACCTGATCCCAAGTTGCTTCTCCTTGATGAACCATTTAGCAATTTGGATGCAAAGCTACGAGAAAAGATGCGCGAAGAGTTGGTAAAGATTCTTCGAAGTACTGGGACAACAGCCATTCTTGTCACCCATGATCAACAGGACGCTTTCGCTGTCTCGGATCGTGTGGTTGTAATGAACGAAGGTCAGATTCTACAAGAGGGTTCCCCTTCTTCACTATATTTACAGCCTACATCACCATTTGTGGCACAGTTTTTTGGTCAGACCAACCTCATCGAAGGAGAAGTCCTTGCTGATGGTCGCTCTGTCAGGACGAAAATCGGTCAATTCTCTGTGAAAAGAAAACTGAATGCAGCAAGAGTTCAGCTAGCCATTCGTCCGGAAAATACTTTTCTGGTTCGAGAGGGTGGGATGAAAGGGATTGTGCAACGCTTAGATTATCAGGGTCCTTTTCAGACGATTTATCTCCGCTTAACAAGCAAGCAGGAATCGATTCCATGGATCGTCTATGCGCCACTCACAGAGCAGGTAAAGATTGGGGAAGAGGTAGAAGTGAAAATTAATCCTGAACTTATTCATGTTGTATAA
- a CDS encoding extracellular solute-binding protein gives MMKHREQKWMRTFILAFILLSAVALSLSACSTSTGIEPLAPKNGETNHDGALEESSHRSVQELVVYSTRKESFVQPLLDQFTAETGIKVKALHGGDTMINQIKEERNRVQADILISNDIGALEHLRIEGMLQGLDQVEGIESIAPQFRAEDNSWIGLSARTRIFMYNPALISEEEMPKTMWDLTDEKYKGKFAITNGGNASMVAQISALRSVWGDKKTKEWLEKISTNAGAVMKGHGEMRQAIGSGEYAFGLVNNYYYHLQLREPTNNQVAAIYPDQGEGEMGAFVNGAGVAVIKDGPHSDAALQFVGWLLKPENQKAFSYHSLEVPLNAAIEAAPEAKHISEYRVMEMHLSELGPMWEETRQLIEEVGFDLLLR, from the coding sequence ATGATGAAACATCGCGAGCAAAAATGGATGAGAACCTTCATTCTTGCATTTATCCTACTCAGTGCTGTGGCCTTGAGTCTCTCAGCTTGTTCAACCTCTACAGGTATAGAACCTTTAGCCCCTAAGAATGGTGAGACAAACCATGATGGAGCCCTTGAAGAATCATCGCATCGTTCTGTGCAGGAATTAGTGGTCTACTCCACGCGGAAAGAATCCTTTGTCCAACCCTTACTAGATCAATTTACAGCCGAGACCGGGATTAAGGTGAAGGCCCTTCATGGTGGAGATACAATGATCAACCAAATCAAAGAAGAGCGCAATCGTGTGCAAGCAGATATCTTAATCAGCAATGACATAGGGGCACTGGAGCACCTACGTATCGAAGGAATGTTACAAGGACTTGATCAGGTAGAGGGTATTGAGAGTATTGCACCGCAATTTCGTGCAGAGGACAACTCATGGATCGGACTTTCAGCTCGTACTCGTATTTTCATGTATAACCCAGCTTTGATCTCCGAAGAAGAGATGCCCAAAACCATGTGGGATCTAACAGATGAGAAGTATAAGGGTAAATTCGCCATTACCAATGGTGGTAACGCTAGTATGGTAGCCCAGATCTCTGCCCTCCGCTCAGTTTGGGGTGATAAGAAGACCAAAGAATGGCTCGAAAAAATTTCTACCAATGCAGGCGCTGTGATGAAGGGGCATGGCGAGATGCGTCAAGCGATTGGATCTGGAGAGTATGCTTTTGGTCTAGTGAATAATTACTATTATCATCTCCAATTACGCGAGCCCACCAATAATCAAGTGGCTGCAATCTATCCGGATCAGGGGGAAGGGGAGATGGGGGCATTTGTTAACGGTGCAGGAGTAGCAGTGATTAAGGATGGTCCACATTCGGATGCTGCCCTCCAATTTGTCGGGTGGTTGCTAAAGCCAGAAAATCAAAAGGCTTTCTCTTATCATTCACTGGAGGTACCACTTAATGCAGCCATCGAAGCAGCGCCTGAAGCCAAGCACATTTCGGAGTATCGTGTAATGGAGATGCACTTAAGTGAACTTGGACCCATGTGGGAGGAAACCCGCCAACTCATCGAGGAAGTTGGGTTTGATCTCCTATTACGATAA
- a CDS encoding EAL domain-containing protein, with protein MAVTRKVYLLTVLMIVITLLFSFAWHYYEVWNSMIQREHQATESLTYLLELELGGKSYEELLGEEISTPNHDQVLALNRLLQPIVEKVQQAFPGYGAGYYVKDLQSIVAFVPNYDESGLKDIRPQSEARTVYQTKEPYKFHNYSQTRGAYVIARIHPIIIDGEVIGHVWGNITVSDFRTLFMDRIDNIFSILIPMLIMGLIGTKFITLKYEDSIKLFRDRVCNLDLDYEDSPHFLPEMMEIYQLVQSSHFQLAASEKRFRDVVSAFDEYVWESGRDGEYIYLSEPVERIIGFTPDELLGKSLNDNIHHDDLSTVKQVIAESIQEKQGFQQLQYQRQKKDGSWVWLQTSAVIIVDEQGDFLGFRGAARDISEEIKNKELIYHLAFTDPLTQLPNRSKLYEVLDAWIEEGELRGTKFALLFIDMDRFKVINDSLGHEIGDQVLVAAAQRISSQLGPVDELYRLGGDEFIALLPIPCDHTCVEAKVDKIIHSFTQPLKLNGRSLYSSVSVGISFYPDDGRDRTTLIRNSDSAMYDAKAKGRNQFRKYHHVLNQQVTRTLQLENELRNALKLKQFTLHYQPQVDVMTREVIGVEALLRWEHPRHGWIPPNQFIPLAEETGIIIPLGEWVLREACKQMVNWLEAGIHPIKLGVNISAVQFQQNNFVILLEEIIQETGIPAELLELEITERVAMDQIEQVMETMGGLKQLGVNIAIDDFGTGFSSLNYLSKFPISRLKIDQMFIRHVNMNPEDNAIVNSIIALAHTLNLQVVAEGVEEDKQWSYLSQQRCDYIQGYLVSKPVPPEQLLQLLQNRSL; from the coding sequence ATGGCGGTTACCCGGAAAGTCTATCTGCTAACGGTATTAATGATTGTCATTACCCTACTCTTCAGCTTTGCCTGGCATTACTATGAGGTTTGGAATAGTATGATTCAGCGTGAGCATCAAGCAACTGAATCACTGACTTACCTTCTAGAATTGGAACTAGGAGGAAAATCCTATGAAGAGTTGTTAGGGGAGGAGATCAGCACTCCCAATCATGACCAGGTCTTAGCTCTAAACAGACTTTTGCAGCCGATTGTGGAGAAGGTACAACAAGCATTTCCAGGCTATGGAGCAGGCTACTATGTAAAGGACCTCCAGAGCATTGTCGCCTTTGTGCCTAATTATGATGAATCTGGATTGAAGGATATTCGTCCCCAATCGGAAGCAAGAACGGTGTATCAAACCAAAGAACCCTATAAATTTCATAACTATTCGCAAACTCGGGGAGCTTATGTGATCGCTAGGATCCATCCAATTATTATTGATGGCGAAGTGATCGGTCATGTGTGGGGGAACATTACCGTAAGTGATTTCCGTACACTTTTTATGGACCGAATAGACAACATATTTTCCATTTTGATCCCGATGCTTATCATGGGTTTGATCGGAACGAAATTTATAACGTTAAAATATGAGGATAGTATAAAGCTCTTCCGTGACCGTGTTTGTAATCTAGATCTAGACTATGAAGATTCTCCTCATTTTCTCCCAGAGATGATGGAAATTTATCAATTAGTGCAGAGTAGCCACTTCCAATTAGCAGCCAGCGAGAAGCGCTTTCGTGATGTAGTAAGCGCATTTGATGAGTATGTATGGGAGTCTGGACGTGATGGTGAATATATCTATCTTTCTGAACCGGTGGAGCGTATCATAGGATTTACTCCCGACGAGCTACTAGGTAAATCTCTCAATGATAATATTCATCACGATGATCTTTCGACGGTTAAGCAAGTGATTGCGGAGAGCATCCAAGAGAAGCAAGGCTTTCAGCAGCTCCAGTATCAGCGACAGAAAAAGGATGGAAGCTGGGTTTGGCTCCAGACCAGTGCTGTAATCATCGTGGATGAGCAAGGTGATTTTCTCGGTTTCCGTGGTGCAGCCCGTGACATCTCCGAAGAGATTAAGAATAAAGAGCTCATCTACCATCTTGCCTTTACAGATCCATTGACACAGCTACCCAATCGTTCGAAACTTTATGAAGTTTTAGATGCATGGATTGAAGAAGGAGAACTGAGAGGAACCAAATTTGCTCTCCTCTTCATTGACATGGATCGGTTTAAGGTGATCAATGATTCCCTTGGACATGAGATAGGTGATCAGGTGCTAGTAGCAGCGGCACAGCGGATCAGTAGTCAACTGGGGCCAGTTGATGAATTATATCGCTTGGGTGGTGATGAGTTTATCGCATTGCTGCCAATCCCATGTGATCATACTTGCGTAGAGGCGAAGGTAGATAAGATCATTCATAGCTTCACACAACCGCTTAAATTGAATGGGCGCTCCTTATACAGTAGTGTCAGTGTGGGCATTAGCTTCTATCCTGATGATGGTCGTGATCGGACTACCTTAATTCGTAATTCTGACTCGGCCATGTATGATGCAAAGGCCAAAGGGCGTAATCAGTTCCGTAAGTATCATCACGTGCTAAATCAGCAGGTAACGCGAACTCTGCAGCTAGAGAATGAACTGAGGAATGCTTTAAAGCTGAAGCAGTTTACCCTTCATTATCAACCTCAGGTAGATGTGATGACAAGAGAAGTAATCGGAGTCGAAGCGTTACTGCGCTGGGAGCATCCAAGACATGGTTGGATTCCACCGAATCAATTTATACCTTTGGCAGAAGAGACGGGGATCATTATTCCCCTTGGGGAGTGGGTGTTACGAGAAGCTTGTAAACAGATGGTGAACTGGCTGGAGGCGGGAATTCATCCCATCAAGCTCGGGGTGAATATCTCGGCGGTACAGTTTCAGCAGAATAACTTTGTAATACTCCTCGAAGAGATTATTCAAGAGACAGGGATACCAGCTGAGCTACTGGAGCTAGAGATTACAGAACGGGTGGCCATGGACCAGATTGAACAGGTCATGGAGACCATGGGGGGCTTAAAGCAGCTTGGGGTGAACATTGCCATCGATGATTTTGGGACAGGCTTCTCTTCTTTAAATTATCTTAGCAAGTTCCCGATCTCCCGATTGAAGATTGATCAGATGTTCATCCGTCATGTGAATATGAATCCTGAGGACAATGCCATTGTCAATTCCATTATTGCATTAGCTCATACCCTTAACTTGCAGGTTGTTGCAGAGGGCGTTGAGGAAGATAAGCAGTGGAGCTATCTCTCTCAACAGCGATGTGATTATATTCAGGGATATCTTGTGAGTAAGCCTGTGCCCCCTGAACAATTACTGCAACTACTTCAAAACAGAAGCTTATAA
- a CDS encoding Y-family DNA polymerase gives MVLLVDMNSFFASVHQSEDPSLRGKPVIIAGDPKLRKGIVIAASYEAKAKGIYTTMRYHEALERCPDGIFIRPNHPLYRKYSQTIMRFLAKVAPCEVASIDEAYLDVSEIVERGVRPLEIARYIQNKLERELSIPCSIGAGPNKIIAKMCADVKKPRGYVEMGVRQFQSYFWPQAVSKLHGCGQRTSEKLNQRGIITIGQLAQLEIETLRNWYGKQGEYLYWAARGMTQSPVDPMRRKGSKSMGISRTFPHDVDDEERIAGIIHQYSLQMSQQLKRKKVVAKTISIDVKISYEKGRTRSCTLEEATRDPKTIEETAIALYQTHFKYQPLRLLGIRVSNLESDESILPYPVQLSFQFTEGGSMILPPDFSDK, from the coding sequence ATGGTTCTTCTTGTGGATATGAACTCATTCTTCGCTTCAGTACACCAAAGTGAAGACCCTTCACTGCGCGGAAAACCTGTGATTATTGCTGGTGATCCAAAATTACGAAAAGGAATTGTGATCGCTGCTAGCTATGAGGCGAAGGCGAAGGGAATCTATACCACCATGCGTTACCATGAAGCGTTAGAGCGTTGCCCTGATGGCATCTTTATCCGACCCAACCATCCCTTATACCGTAAATACTCCCAGACTATTATGCGCTTTCTAGCGAAGGTGGCACCCTGTGAGGTCGCCTCCATTGATGAGGCGTATTTAGATGTTAGCGAAATCGTCGAACGGGGAGTACGTCCCCTGGAAATTGCCCGCTATATTCAAAATAAATTAGAAAGAGAATTATCCATTCCATGTAGCATTGGAGCTGGTCCTAATAAGATCATTGCAAAAATGTGTGCTGATGTTAAAAAACCCCGGGGCTACGTAGAGATGGGGGTACGCCAGTTCCAGTCCTATTTTTGGCCCCAGGCTGTTTCCAAGTTACATGGCTGTGGACAACGAACGAGTGAAAAATTAAACCAACGTGGTATCATCACCATTGGACAGTTAGCCCAGCTTGAGATCGAAACATTACGGAACTGGTATGGGAAACAAGGTGAATATCTCTATTGGGCTGCACGGGGCATGACTCAATCTCCTGTTGACCCGATGCGGCGTAAAGGGAGCAAAAGTATGGGGATCTCTAGAACATTTCCACACGACGTGGATGATGAGGAACGTATCGCAGGGATTATTCATCAATATAGCCTGCAGATGAGCCAGCAGCTAAAGCGGAAGAAAGTAGTAGCGAAGACCATTTCTATCGATGTGAAAATTAGCTATGAAAAGGGACGGACACGGAGCTGTACTCTCGAGGAGGCAACAAGGGACCCAAAGACGATTGAAGAGACAGCAATTGCACTGTATCAGACTCATTTCAAATATCAGCCCTTACGACTGCTCGGGATTCGTGTTAGCAATTTAGAGTCTGATGAGTCCATTCTTCCCTACCCTGTTCAACTCTCCTTCCAATTCACAGAGGGAGGATCGATGATCCTCCCTCCTGACTTCTCTGATAAGTAG